A region of Solanum dulcamara chromosome 7, daSolDulc1.2, whole genome shotgun sequence DNA encodes the following proteins:
- the LOC129895263 gene encoding (+)-menthofuran synthase-like: MISLFTTFFPFLIFLSFILLSFFGLSSKKCKKNLPPSPPKLPFIGNFHQLGEQPHRSLQKLTKEHGQMMMLQFGSVPVLIASSAEAASQIMKTQDIGFANKPKSIIPSKLFFGPKDVAFTPYGDYWRNARSVCMLQLLNSKRVQSFSKIREEETSLLLQKIRDSIDNSQVVDLTELFVSMTNDVLCRVALGRKYCDGEEGKKFKSLVIELVELLGVFNIGDYMPWLAWVNHFNGLNAKVDKVAEEFSSFLEGVIEEHREKKIDEKDEEGSADFVDILLQVQKENKPGFKVEMDSIKAIIMDMFAAGTDTTSTLLEWTMNELIRNPNTLRKLRDEVRQVTQGKSDVIEDDLEHMPYLNAVIKESLRLHSPVPLLPREAIKDTKVLGYDVAAGTQVFVCPWAISRDPTIWENPEEFQPERFLDSCVDYKGFHFGLIPFGAGRRGCPGITFAKVVNELALARMFFHFEFSLPNGAKAEDLDVDEALGITVRRKFPLLVHATPRN; encoded by the coding sequence atgatttccttatttacaacattttttccctttttaatttttttgtcattTATTCTGCTTTCATTTTTCGGGTTATCAtccaaaaaatgcaagaaaaatCTTCCTCCGTCTCCTCCAAAGCTTCCATTCATCGGAAACTTTCACCAATTGGGGGAACAACCACACCGCTCTCTCCAAAAACTAACGAAGGAACATGGCCAAATGATGATGCTTCAGTTCGGCAGCGTCCCAGTATTAATCGCTTCCTCGGCCGAAGCAGCTTCACAGATCATGAAAACACAAGATATAGGCTTTGCTAACAAGCCCAAATCGATTATTCCCAGCAAGCTTTTCTTCGGCCCAAAAGACGTGGCCTTCACTCCATACGGTGACTACTGGAGGAACGCCCGAAGTGTTTGTATGCTTCAGCTTTTGAACAGCAAAAGAGTCCAATCGTTTAGCAAAATCAGGGAAGAAGAgacctctcttcttcttcaaaaaatTAGGGACTCAATTGACAATTCACAAGTCGTTGATTTGACGGAGTTGTTCGTGAGCATGACGAACGATGTGCTATGCAGGGTGGCATTAGGAAGGAAGTATTGTGACGGAGAAGAAGGGAAAAAATTCAAGTCATTGGTAATAGAGCTTGTTGAATTGTTGGGTGTTTTTAATATCGGTGATTACATGCCGTGGCTTGCGTGGGTGAATCATTTCAATGGTTTGAATGCCAAAGTGGACAAAGTAGCTGAGGAGTTTAGTTCATTTTTAGAAGGTGTAATTGAGGAACACAGGGAGAAGAAAATAGATGAGAAAGATGAGGAAGGGTCAGCAGATTTTGTGGATATATTGCTCCAAGTTCAGAAAGAAAACAAGCcgggttttaaagttgaaatGGATTCGATTAAAGCAATTATCATGGATATGTTTGCAGCAGGAACAGATACAACCTCCACTCTTTTAGAATGGACAATGAATGAACTCATCAGAAATCCAAACACGTTGCGAAAATTAAGAGATGAGGTGAGGCAAGTAACTCAAGGGAAATCAGACGTAATAGAGGACGACTTGGAGCACATGCCTTATTTAAATGCAGTGATAAAAGAGAGTCTACGTCTTCACTCTCCGGTGCCATTGCTTCCCCGGGAAGCAATAAAAGACACCAAAGTATTGGGCTACGACGTGGCTGCTGGAACTCAAGTCTTTGTTTGTCCATGGGCGATCTCCAGGGATCCGACCATATGGGAAAATCCGGAGGAGTTTCAACCAGAAAGGTTTTTGGATAGTTGTGTAGATTACAAAGGATTTCATTTCGGGTTAATTCCATTTGGTGCAGGTCGAAGAGGTTGTCCAGGAATCACATTCGCTAAGGTTGTGAATGAGTTGGCATTGGCAAGAATgttttttcattttgagttctCATTACCAAATGGAGCAAAAGCCGAAGACTTGGATGTGGATGAAGCTCTTGGAATTACAGTCAGAAGAAAGTTCCCCTTGTTAGTCCATGCCACTCCACGCAATTGA